CCTATGGTCGGGTAAAACTTTGGcctttaataaatgcatttcatgcaattctacgtcattttacatgactggagactttggcagaaACTTTTGTTTTTATATCGCACAAATAATCGAAatggcaggctactttgacaaaccgaccgaggtaaagttggttttatattcacacattcggacattcaacagacattcagcagacattcgccaaaagccatttataaatgtacaaatcaataactaattcaccgtttgtcacagaatcatcaaactttattttatttattctataaatgtctaacatacttttacaacctttgttttgaagAAAGATTTCAGTTTAGATTTTTATAGAAATACATCAAATCTATAAGATGCCATTTAAAGcggtataaatcaataactaatttaccgtttgtcacagaaacatcaaactagatatgatttattatataaatgtctagcatagttttacaacctttgttttgagtaCAAATTCCAGTTgacttgatagaaatacataataTATAAAATGCCATTTAAAGCGGTATAAATCAACGTTTTCACTGATTATGACAGAATCATCAAACTAGgcatgatttattctataaatgtctagtatacttttacaacctttgctttgagtagaaattccagttttgatttgatagaaatacataaaatctcAAATATTGCCTTTAAAGATTAAGAATTCAATAACTAATTCAGTGATTGTCgcagaaaaaaatagaaaatatgcATTTATTTGCAATAACTTTAAAGAAATGTTCATTTCAAGTGCAATTTGTTCTATATGAAGTTGTACAATGTTTACAATCTTAAATTGTATGCCAAATCAATGTTTGCATTTTTAGTGCAACAGTTCCACATTTTAAAGTAGTTAAAAGGCACAACAGTTATTTATTTATAAGTCTCTAATTTAACAGCAAAGAGGCCCCTTCCAATCATTTTCTATTTTGGCTTTGTTGAAGTCCTTTTTTGTCATCCCCAGACAAACTGAATGGTACCATCTCCTGAGGTAATAGATTCAACTGATCAACACTTACAGCCAAATGTTTAATACCCCGGGTATTCCCAGAACACATTCTGGAACGTCTATAGATACAGTggtcactttattaggtacaaccCTCTTTGCATCTGGAACAGTGTGAATTCaaaacagttgatgaaactgggaAAGGAGATGGAGTGTTCATGTTTTTAAGTCCAGTTGGAGTTTATTACAGCCAGTACAAGCTGAGTGTTggaattataaaaataaaaaaaacagttttggaACTGTGCTCACAAAAGACCATCACAGACTGTGCTATTTGCAAACCTTTTAAAACATCCAGAAAGACAGTAGTCTTAGAAGGGCATTTATactttaaatacatattttatgtgGATGAAATAATTCTGCCAGTATTTTAATGTCCTAGTTTCATATTTGTTTCTTTACCTCCAACTCTATATATCCAAGTGATCCTATGAGGACCTTGTGGATCAGATTTACCATTATACCCTTTGATCAAACATATAACAGACAGACACTGCTCAAAAGGAGTTGGTTGTGATATCTACACTCAGTTGCCACTTTATTAGGTTCACCACCCTATTCACAAAAATAAATTGCTCCTACATACACCAAGTCCAGTGGTCTTGGCTTGCTAGACACTAAAGCATGCAGAGAAGTATTCAGGTATTCTGTTACTGTTTGTTTCAACTTTAGAATGTGCAAAatgaaagttctttgtttctggccattttgagcctgtaatcgaacccataaatgctgatgctccagatactcaactagtctaaaggccagttttattgcttctttattcaggacaacagttttcagctgtgctaacataattacaaaagggttttctaatgatcaattagcctttaaagatgatcaacttggattcgctaacacaacgtgccattggaacacaggagtgatggttgctgataatgggcctctgtacgcctatgtagatattccataaaaaatctgccgtttccagctacaataataatttacaacattaacaatgtacgctgtatttctgataaatttgatgatattttaatggacaaaaaaaatgtttttctttcaaaaacaaggaaatgtctaattgacccaaacttttgaacggtagtgtatgttatgGTTCACTCTTAGTTTTCCTTATTTCCTCGTGCcaaatgcctctctctctcttgcctaacgcatattttatttaactaggcaagtcagttaagaacaaattattgtttacaaagacggcctacccagccaaaccctcctcttacccggatgatgctgggccatttatgtgtcgccctatgggactcccgatcacggccattgtgatacagcccgggatcaaacccgggtctgtagtgacgtctctagcactgagatgataagcatttcgttacacccgcaataacatctgctaaacacgtgtatgtgaccaatacaatttgatgcagtgccttagaccgcagtgcCACTCAGGACGTCTAGAGTGTCTAGCGcgttcccgactgtaggctattCCTTGTTATTTGgctacaatccacagctaggctcaatagttaaatatatatatttaactattGATACTCTTAGGCTAAATTATAGGCTTGCTCgtggtgtagtaggctattctgaacgatttaatttatttctgaacagacagcagaaaTTATACAACTTTGTCAAATGTTTTTCAATTTATCATGGGGTGCTGCAGTTCGTTCAGAACCCTTCGCGGCTATGATTTTATAAGGACATAAACGAtgaagtgcaacgctggagaggtgagagttgcaggctcatgtctatcagagcagagagggagagagatcatagaaagttAATCTCATTCTAGTTACGTGAGAGATACTGGCGCGCTTCTCACACACACGACCATGCTTTGGTCTCAAACATAGGTTAGTTACAATGTTGCTCAAACCATAAACCCGGGCCGGGCCAACCCAAATGAACTCTTACAATATTAGGCCCGGGCTGAAAATCAACTTTTTcacattacgttttttttttgtgggggcagGAGAATTAACGAAGAGGCAACTCGAAAGAACTTTGATcgcttttattataatttttacattgcaaaaagttaaaatcatttttcatgcaGGAGAGTTACCGGATCCGGTCAAATAGTTTCCAGAAAAAACAGTCTAAAACGGAGAACTTAAAAACTGCTTAACACCAAGGCGGAAATGTTTTGTACCAAAAATTGCAACCAACAGTTGTGAACATCAATATACATCGCTCTAGAATTAACCAATGCATATTTGATTAGACAATAGGAGAACGATAACAAATTGCGCGATTGATTTAGATTTTTCGTGTCAGCTTTCTTTTCTGACTGGCGAGTTTGTTTAGGCTACATGATCATCTAATCAAACATCAACAATGTTATATCCCACGAAGGGGAACACTTACTGTAAGTAGTTGCTGTATCGTTGCGTTTAATCCCATCGATAATACATTTTGATAAATAACCACGCGGGTCAAAACTTTTTTGTCACATGTCTATGATTTCCGACGATACCCCCATCCTTTTGAGACATAGTTTCAAACGTTTCCCCGATAGTAAAGTACAGGGAAAAGGTGGTTTGCACAGGTAATCCTATGAATATTGTCAGTTTCTATTTTGAAAGCAATCCTATGGCAGATAGGTGTATCATAAAGTGGGCGTGTCTTGAGCCTTGAATTTGTCTCTGTCTGAATCTGCTGTGAGTGATAAAAGCAGGATTTATGTGCCAAGGATCATCATTACCTCTCTTTGCAGGCTGCCATTCTGtagagtcacagaggaaggctgtgattCTCTGGCTTCAGCACTACGTCAAACCCCTcccacctgagagagctggacctgagctacaatcacccaggagactcaggagtgAAGATGCTCTCTGCTTAGTGGAAGATCCAGCCTGTAGACTGAAAATCAAGTCAGTGCAGATGATGAAAATAATGCAAGATACTCTAGTAAGAcctgtagtatattcactgtctgttCTCCTGCCTCTCACACAGTATGGACCACAACGAAGAGTGCTGGGTGAATCTGGAGCTGCTGAAGAAGTGTAAGAATACCCTATACTTGACATATAATCTCAGTAACATTGATACAAAATAAAGTATTATAATTCAGAAACAATGTTTTAAAGTAGTTTGACATTCAGTACACTCCTGATTTAATTCAGCTGATCCTCTCCTCTTACCTTTTGTCTACAGATGcctgtgatctcacactggacccaaacacagcaaacagacacctctctctgtctgaaggAAACAGAGTGGTGAGATATGAGATTGAGGAGCAACCATATCCTGATCACCCGGAGAGATTTTATGGCGCTTTTCAGGTTCTttgtagagagggtctgactgaGCGCCATTACTGGGAAACGGAGTCAAGTAGTGACGTTGTTCTCGGAGTGACGTACAAAGGAATCAAAAGAGGAGGCGACATCAGTGATGACTTTATCATTGGACACAATGACAAGTCYTGGTGTATGGAGGACAAAACACATTTTCGTCATAATGGCGCAGATATTAAATTCCCCCCCTTTAGGGACCCCTCCAGGCATAGAataggagtgtatctggactggctggctggcactctgtccttctacacggtctcctctgacacactgacccacctgTACACATTCCATAccacattcactgagcccctctatccAGCTTTTGGACTAGCCGGCTGTAACCCTTGCTCAGTGTCCTTGTGCCAGGTAGAGTAGCCTTTTGGTCCTGGAGGAACACCTGGGTCTCCATGACAACAGTYACACACACCATCCTGTTCTAACACAACCGTGTGACTAGCATTGACAGTGGTCATGACTTCAGATATGGACATTAATAAATCACAGTTGTGGGGAGATGATTATATTKTATTCCTGTGACTGTACATCCATGCTCTGTTCTGTAAAACGCCTTTGACATTGAATACGAGATATTTTATTGTTAAGTGTGATcaaaacatttgtaaatattactggtttgttaaatgtgttgCATCATACAGGAAACATAAcacacctgtctctgtctgtgtacaGTAGGCCAGAGTTTCTCAAGAGAAATAAAGCTTTGGTTAAGACACTCATTTAATTTTAGCATTGACTGATATTGGTCAATGTTGGTGGTGAATATTGAAGTGAATTTGGTGGATTGCCAGATAGAGGTATTAACACACAACCTTCTAGACCAGATAGAGGTATAAACACACAACCTTCTAGACCAGATAGAGGTATAAACACACAACCTtctagctgtagtcaatgaatagcattctcgcatacgggggagaacaagtatttgatacactgccgattttgcaggttttcctcttacaaagcatgtagaggtctgtaatttttatcataggtacacttcaactgcgagagagggaatctaaaacaaaaatccagaaaatcacattgtatgttttaagtaattaatttgcattttattgcatgacataagtatttgatcacctaccaaccagtaagaattcggctctcacagacctgttagtttttttcttAAAGAAGCCCTCCtattctccactcattacctgtattaactgcacctgtccaCGACACTACAAAANNNNNNNNNNNNNNNNNNNNNNN
The DNA window shown above is from Salvelinus sp. IW2-2015 unplaced genomic scaffold, ASM291031v2 Un_scaffold5312, whole genome shotgun sequence and carries:
- the LOC112078147 gene encoding stonustoxin subunit beta-like encodes the protein MDHNEECWVNLELLKKYACDLTLDPNTANRHLSLSEGNRVVRYEIEEQPYPDHPERFYGAFQVLCREGLTERHYWETESSSDVVLGVTYKGIKRGGDISDDFIIGHNDKSWCMEDKTHFRHNGADIKFPPFRDPSRHRIGVYLDWLAGTLSFYTVSSDTLTHLYTFHTTFTEPLYPAFGLAGCNPCSVSLCQVE